The Capra hircus breed San Clemente chromosome 22, ASM170441v1, whole genome shotgun sequence DNA segment TCAGGAATTAATAATtctctgaggatttttttttttaaacattgaacCTTTTGTAGTGAGGGGAGAGCTTGCCAATAAATTGTTGTATGTGGAGGGGGGCGGTGAGAAGATTGCTATTTCATCAGCGTGTTTTGCTTTGGCTTTCTAGAATTGATGGGCTTGAAATATCTAATATATTTAGAGCTGATGCCAAATTGATGGATGAATCTTAAACCCTTGTTGACAGTAATTTCCTCTTGAACTGCTCCCCCACAGTTTGCATATATGAACTGAGTCAGATCACAAGCCAACAGAGACTTCCTGTTCTCCCGTGGATCGTGTGTAAACGGAGCTCACTCGCTCTGGAGCCTCTCCCTGGAAGACTGGACAGCCTTTGCAGAAGCGGCTGGCGATGTACTTTCGGAAGAACCGTAGGAGATAGTTTCGGAACTTCTCCCCCACGAAGGCATAGATGATGGGGTTGATGCAGCAGTGCGTCATCCCCAGGGTCTCTGTCACCTGCATGGCTTGGTCCAGCCTGTTAGAGTCACTGCAGTTATTCAAGCCGAAGAATTCCTGGAAGGTGCTCAGGAGGAGGACGATGTTGTAGGGAGCCCAGAAGAGAAAGTAGACAATCATGATCACGAAGATGAGCCTCACAGCCTTGTGCTTCTTCTTCTCGCTGCGACACTGGAGCAGGGTTTTTATGATTCCCGAGTAGCAGACGATCATGACAAGCAGAGGCAGCACCAGCCCCAAGATGACTATCTTTAAAGTTtggaaactcttccagaaatgaTACTGATTGGATGGGAAATGTGGGCTGCACGTATGACGAGAGCCTTCCTTTTGGGATTTGGTAAAGATAATTCCTGGGAGAGAGGCAAACATAGCCACCACCCACGTGACCCCACTTGTCACTGCCCCAAAGGTGACTGTTCTGGCTTTTAAAGCAAACACAGCATGAACGATAGCCAGGTACCTATCGATTGTCAAGAGGATGATGAAGAAGATTCCACCAAAATAACCAATGAAATAGAACCCTGTGAATAACTGGCACATTGTATTTCCAAATACCCACTGGTCTGCAGCGTAGTGAGCCCAGAATGGGATAGTGATGATGAAAAGTAGGTCAGAGATGGCCAAGTTGAGCAGATAGATGTCAGTCATGCTCTTCAGCTTTTTGCAGTTTATCAGGATGAGGACAACCAGCAAGTTGCCCACAAAACCAAAGATGAACACCAGCGAGTAGAGTGGGGGCAAGAGCTGGCCTGCAATTTGCCTCACGTTGATTTTTTGGCATGGCTCTGACATCCCATAATCAATGTCATAGAGGGGAGTTGATGTTTGATAATCCATTTTGCTTGACTCTGTAAATAAAGAAAAGGTGTTTTATAAAGTCCTAGAATGTCCTTAGCAGTCCATCATGAATGCAAACCGTTTTATATACTTaagtaggttttaaaaattgatacGTAGATTTCTACATTTAACTGAAGTCCTTTTTTTTGTCAAACAGTGAACTTTTTATATTAGTTTGCTGCTAGCTTCTCTGCTTTGggtttccgtggtggctcagatggtaaagaatctgcctgcaatgcaggagacctggattcgatccctgggttgggaagatcccctggagaaggaaatggcaacccactccagtattcttgcctggagaattccatggtcagtggagcctggtgggctacaatccatggggtcataagagtcagacacgcctgagcgactaacactctgtTTACTAGACGGAGAGCATCAATCATCTCACCAAATAAAATTGGATGTTGTGTAGCCACGTGCAGTGAATGAAGCTGTGATAACAATGTCCAGAAACTGGGTCAGGAACTGTCCAACCGTGTCTGTTCTTACTGTCATTCCCTGGAGTTAGCTTACACATAGCATCATTAGGGGCTTGCTGGTGATAATGAACAGTTCTCTAGGGCACTTTGCTTGCTAAGCACTGTTCTAAGCttcacttcattcattcagttaatcCTCAAGGTGACTCagtgaggcaggtcaggtttATTGTCCCCGTTTTGCAAATAAGAACCTCAGAGCACAGAGAAGATGAGTAACTTCCCCAAAGACCCACAGGGAGTAAGCAACTAATTTTGAAGGCAGGCAGTGCTGACTGTAACTTATCTGCTGTGGTCCCTGTCTTTCACTCCTTGGTGAGAGAACTACAAGCAGGATTGTCAGCCTGGAGCCTTGATGTAGTCAAAATGAGACAGACTGATGCCCgagtccctggagaaggtcatagGAGCCAGCAGCCAGTTGTCAAGTCCCGATTCCCATTCTcacattttctctgaagtttGTGTTTGTAGTTTCTGAGCTGCTATGATTAAGGACCCCCTCCCCTAATACATAAGAAGTGGTCAAGTGGACAGTGTTTCATCTCCTAGCATACATCCTGTATTAGCTTTGTTCCTTCGCAACCCACTAACTTGCCTGGTCTATTTAGGTCCCACCGCTTGACTGAGAATTTTCTCTAATTAGTCCCTGTGAGACTCAAGCTCCCAGTACCTCAGATTAAGCAGCTGGGAAAAGCTCACAGAAAAATCTCTCCTTTAAATTCTGAGCCAGAAAAAGAATCAACTAGATTTGCTATGAAAGTTGATTTGATATTTATAACTTGTTATTAATTTGGCCAATTTTCaggcttccttctttccttggcAGAAATAAAAGGAGACTTAGACACAGCTTGTGGTTGGGCACATGTTCAGAGGGCATCCTGCTGAGGAGGTTTTATTTCTCCTAACCAAAAGATCATGTCTGTCAAAGTTTTGGCCAGTAATTATTCTCcgaaaatatctttcttttgaaAGGTGAGGGCTTTTTATAGTCTTCCATTCATAATCCTGTTTTGTATCTTTGATGTTATCACAGTCTGAAACTGATTCTAAACTCTTAACTTTTTCCTTACTTAAAGATTATAGTTTAAGATAGTTCAGTGAACGCCTGGTGTATTTCTGATGTTTTCTATGGTTTCCTGTAAAGGCTTTTACTCATCACTCAAGCTGCGCTAAGAAATAGGCAAAGTTAGCTGAGAGAGAACTTACCGAGAGAGATTCTCGTAGGGGAACGGATGTCTCAACTCCTCTGACCAGCTGAGCTGTGCAAGTCAAACATATAGACAGCATAAAAGTAGGAAATGCAGTTTCTTCTGAGTTGGGGGCGGAGTTTTACTGACTTAAGTATCTGGCCATGCAAAAAATCATCAAAgaccagtcctttttttttttttttttcttaaattgagcTTAAAATAGACAGAAAATAGATGTCTGATCTGAAACTTTATTCATGGGTTTCCCTGACTACGcaatttctttttgcttcttagtTCACCCAACTACCCAAATGGTTagaaaaaagaaggaattaaAGGATATTAGAACTAGAAGAACATTCATGAGCATCTAGTCAAAGGGCTATGTTTTACTGAAAGAAAGTTCTGTCCAAGAGACAAATGATTTGTACTAGACTGCAGGGCTTATCAATGGGGAGGCTCAGAGGGTGAGAGATTCTGACCCACTTGGTATTTGTGGAAGCCAGCTGAAACTGACTTTAAAGTGGAGGGAACCTCTCACATTAACCCTGTTATCCCCctaaacctgggcttcccagctggctcagtggtgaagaacctacttgctgacacaggagatgtgtgtttgatccctgggatggaaagatcgcctggaggaggaaatggcaaaccacttaagtattcttgcctagaaaaatggatggaggagcctggtgggctgcatacagtccatgggtttgcaagaaatctgacacaactgagggactgagcatgcacgccccCCCGCTTTGTTCACTCCCTCACTACCCCTTCTTTCCTCCCAcaactcacacacatacactcatcaCCCAATACTGTTTTCCTCTGCAAACTAAAATAGCTGGCTGCTTAAGGGTTTTTACTGTACGTTCACCTGTGAGCTGAACGTATTGCCCATCTTTCTCCAGATCAAGTACCTTGAGGCCACGTCGTTATAAAATGTTAGCCTCCTTGTTCACCGTTTTGCAGCCCTCCAAGGCAGCCCGTGTTTGTGGGTAGTTGCACTGTGCCAGGGACATAGGTAGCAGAGTCCCACACTCCAAGGATACAGTCTATCTGGAATTTCTCTTGAGAATTTTTCAACATGAAACAGGCAGCAAATGGCACAAGAAAAGGGTCAAGTTCAGGATTCTGTTTCAATATCTGCAGTCaccccaggcttccttggtggttggTTACTTATCTAAAAACCTCAATTGTTGACAGCAGAACCGAGAACATAGAACAGAACTGAGAGCCAGCCCCGAGCCACAGGAGGGCCCTCTGCATGCTTTTGTTTCCTCCGTCACAGGCTAAGAAACACGCCAGCGCGGACTGCGATCTGAGAAGACCCCAAACCTGCTGAAGTGGGCTCTGCAGTCAATTGCCTGAACTCAAAGCCTGGCCCTAccctcagctttctcatttgtGGAATGGGCTGGATAATGGTAGTTGCTCCTTGGGATTGTTGGGAGGATTGCTTGAGACATCCAAGTTGAGAATGTAGCGTATAATATacgctcaaaaaaaaaaatcagacttgtACTCATTCAGTGATTCTTTCTTAAGAGagatttattatataaaattctaataaAATGGGTTTCCTGGGGTCCTTGTCAGCAAAGCAGAAGCTGAAAGGGAGAAGCTAATGACTGGTGCTACAAAGTAGGGGGATATGACTGCTGGGGAAAGCTAGAATAAGGCAGAAAGAATCAGCAACTGGCAATCACAACCAGGGCAATGaatcatgaaaaaaatgttcaagtTCATGCTGTATGTGGATTCAAGAGACAGCAGTTGAGAACTGGACTCCAGTCACCAGGCTgggcttgctgctaagtcacttcagtcgtgtccgactctgtgcgaccccatagacagcagcccatcaggctccctcgtccctgagattctccaggcaagaacactggagtgggttgccatttccttctccaatgcatgaaagtgaaaagtgaaagtgaagtcgctcagtcgtatccaactcttagcgaccccatggactccagcctaccgggctcctccatccatgggattttccaggcaagagtactggagtggggtgccattgccatctccaggCTGGGCTTAGTCCTCAGCTTGACTCTTTACCACTTGATTTGTACAAGTTACTGAAACTCtccagatcttagttttcttatctgtaaaatgggggcaaaAAACCCCCAATCACAAATGTGCTTGACAGATCTGTGGTCAAGATCAAACGACGGAACAAGAGTAGAGCCTTTTGTGGGCTGGTTAAGTGGTGTCATACAAAGTATGCTTGAGAAAGCATTTACAAAATGGGTAGCGAATAATACAAAATTTCACAGGAAACGGAATATAATTTTGTCTCATTGAAGAGACCCTTGTGTGTTCACTGGTAATACACTGGGTAGAACTCTTAGATGCTGCAGGACAAACATAATGTTTCTGTGTGTGGCTTTGGTTGCTTTGTACTTTACCACACGGACCTGGGGTTTGTTTGCCCTGTCTTCTGCGGGTTGTCATTGGGGTGGTTATAGACTTGAGGAAACGCTTACCCCCAGAGGGCAGTGTAGAGCAGTGAAGCAGGCTCAAGAGTCCCCCAGACTCTGCTGCTGACTCATTGTGTGCCCTTAGCAAGATCCTacccctctctgagcttctgtttcctATTTTGTCAAATTATGTGCTAGACTTTAGGGGCCCCAGGAGACCTCCCTCCTGAAATACAAAATGACTCCATGGCCAAGTTGCTTTGGAAAAGACACATTTGGGCAATACAGGGTGAAGATTCACAGGCTGAAACAAGGAAGCACAGcttagcagtgtgtgtgtgtcccctttTAGGGGGACATTCAGGTCACCTTTTGGGATAGGGGTTCATTCCAGGGATGCGCAAGGAAGGGAGGACCCATGGGAAGGTCTTCAGCATTTAATCAATGAATTGTTGCTCTGGATACCACAGCAAGGCAAACCAGTGGTTTATCATGCCATGACTTAGTTTCCCCGTCTCTGTTTATCTTCTTACCTTGGCCCTTCCAGTTTCCAGGGCTCTGGTTCTGATATGCAGGCCTTCAGACTCTCCCTGAGGAATGATCTTTTTGTTGGTTTGCCACTCTGGACTTGATGcccagccctcctcctggggTGCTGGCCAAGCTTTCACTAGCTGCTCCAGGTCGAGTCATTGTACCCAGGTTCTGAGGGAAGCTTCTCTCTGCTCGCCCACGCCATCTCTGGACCATGATTCAGAGCATCACGAACAAGATGGGGAGGACACTTACTTTTTTCTTGGGTTCAGAGGGCCAACTTCATGAGCTCAATGAACTGAAACCCTGGGGGCTCACACTGACTCTATCAATGTCAGCAGTGAGATGGGCTGAAAAAATAGCACACGAATCTCTTAGTTTTTAAAACGTATCTAATTCTAAAACTAACACATCATGCTCATTGTATCAagttaggaaaaacaaaaatagaaagtaCAGAAAAAATTAGTCATCGTCTCACAATCTCAAAACAGTCCCTCTTAACACATGATATACTTTAATCCAGACCTTTTCCCATGCACACTTTTTGATTaattgttcacacacacacaccagttctTTATGCTGTTCCTTTTTTTTGCTAAAAATTACAGTATAGGTGTGTACTCACGTTATTAAAAATCCTTTATAAATACATCTCTTTAATTGTTACTTTGATTGATGTGTAACTTACATGTAGCAAAAACACACTAGTCCTAGGTGTACATTTTGGGGAAGTTTTGATACACATACATCCCTGTCACCAGATGATAGAGAGCAGCCCTGTCACCCCAGAACATGCCTTCACACCGTGCCCCACCTTGCAGGGGCCAGTCTGCCTCAATGCGTGAATGAGATGTACCTCTTCTATagcttcacataaatggaatgaCACATGCTGTCCTCCGTCTGTCTGGCTCCTTTTGTTCAACCGAATGCAGTAACTATATGTGACAGAGCTCTGTTAGGGGAGCCCTTTTCCTGGGTCACTGACTTGGACAGCATGTTGTGGGTGTTGCTGTCAGTGCTCTGATATCTCCACCAAGGAGGAAGCTCCTGGTGTCCTTGAAGCCCCCTTCACCAGCAGAGCCAGAGAATCCCCACGGTTCTCAAAGATACAGGAagaatcccccacccccaccagtgtTACATTTTGCACCTGTGTGCCTCAGCAGTGATGCTGGGGTCCCATGACTGCTCTTCATCTCCTGCTCCAGACACCATTCATGGTGAGCGGGCATGGGGGGGCCACCGTGCTGTCCTCTCCACTCCCACTGTTTCTGtccgttcatttcagttcagtcaactcagctgtgtctgactctgctaacccatggactgcagcacaccaggcttctctgtccatcaccaactcccggaattcactcagactcatgtccgtcaagtcggtgatgccatccaaccatctcatcctctgtcatccccttctcctcccaccttcaatctttcccagcgtcagggtcttttccaataagtcagttcttcgcatcaggtggccaaagtattggagtttcagcttcaacattagtccttgcagtgaacacccaggactgatctcctttaggatggactggttggatcctgttgcagtccaagggactcttcaagagtcttctcccaacaccacagttcaaaagcgtcaattcttcggtgctcagctttctttatagtccaactctcacatccatacgtgactgctggagaaaccgtagctttgactagatggaccttcgttagcaaggtaatgtctctgctttttaatatgctgtctagatttgtcatagtttttccaagaagcaagtgtctttttaatttcatggccgcagtcaccacctgcagtgattttggagcccaagaagataaagtctggcactgtttccattgtttccccatctatttgctatgaagtgatgggaccagatgctatgatcttagttttctgaatgttgagttttaaggcaacttttttcactctcctctttcactttcatcattaagaggctctttcattctttgctttctgccgtaagaatggtgtcatctgcatatctgaggttattgatatttctcctggcaatcttgatttcagtttgcttcatccagcccagcattctggatgatgtactctgcatagaagttaaataagcagggtgacaatatacagccttgatgtactcctttcccagtttgaaaccattctagtgttccatgtccagttctaactgttgcctcttgacctgcatacagattttttaggagataggtaaggtggtgtggtattcctatctctctcagaattttccagtttattgtgatccacacagtcaaaggctttagtgtagtcaatgaagcagatgttttttctggaactctcttgctttttcaatgatccaacggatgttggcaatctgatctctggtccctctggcttttctaaatccagtttgaacatctagaagttcatggttcacatactgttgaaacctgacttggagaattttgagcattactttactagtatgtgagatgagtgcaattgtgtgggagtttgagcattctttggcattgcctttctttgggattggaatgaaaactgaccttttccagtcctgtggccactgctgagttttccagatttgctggcatattgagtgcagcactttcacagcatcatctttcaggatttgaaatagctcaactggaattccatcacctccactagctttgtttgtagtgatgtttcctaaggcccacttgacttcacattccaggatgtctggctctaggtgagtgatcacaccattgtggttatctgggtcatgaacatcattttggtatagttcttctatatagttcttttgtatattcttgccacctcctcttaatatcttccgcttctgttaggtccatactatttctgtcctttattgtgcccgtctttcttgcatgaaatgttcccttggtatctctaattttcttgaagagatcactagtctttcccattctattgttttcctctatttctttgcaatgatcactgaggaaggctttcttgtctctccttgctgttcttcggaactctgcattcaaatgggtatatctttccttttctcctttggcattgccaaagcttctcttcctttctcagctatttgtaaggcctcctcagacaaccattttgcctttttgcatttctttttcttggggatgatcttgatcactgcccttCCCAGTTGGACCCCTTTACCCAGCGCATGCACCATGTTCCCCTAGCCCTGTGCAGATCATCAAGCTGAGTAGACACTAATAGGCTGTCCACCTCATCGCTTTGTTAGATATGTCCAGACTTGGTGGAAACCCCATAACTCTGCTGAGAAGGCTGCTCTGTGCACTTTGGGATTTCTTTCAGATCAGTGTGCAGACATGAAACCGATGCAACTTTATGTATGGTGGggtgtggtttagttgctaagttgtgtctgactcttgtgaccccatggactgcaacctgccaggctcctctgtccatgggattctctgggcaagaatactggagtgggttgccatttccttctccaggagatcttcccgacctagggatcgaacctgggtcttctgcattgcaggcagattttttaccaactgagctatgagggaagcccctaagtgTGGTAACAGAAGTCTAATGTACGATGAAGGTGTATACTAGACCTAGCACAGTCTTCATGGGGTCAGGTCACACCTTCACCTCCATGTTCTGCTCTCTGTATAACAGGATATTAGGTGGGACTTTTCCTGTTGCTCCAGAACTGGCAACTATGGCCTGAGGCAGAGGGCAACGAGGTGTTAAGTAC contains these protein-coding regions:
- the CCR5 gene encoding C-C chemokine receptor type 5, with amino-acid sequence MDYQTSTPLYDIDYGMSEPCQKINVRQIAGQLLPPLYSLVFIFGFVGNLLVVLILINCKKLKSMTDIYLLNLAISDLLFIITIPFWAHYAADQWVFGNTMCQLFTGFYFIGYFGGIFFIILLTIDRYLAIVHAVFALKARTVTFGAVTSGVTWVVAMFASLPGIIFTKSQKEGSRHTCSPHFPSNQYHFWKSFQTLKIVILGLVLPLLVMIVCYSGIIKTLLQCRSEKKKHKAVRLIFVIMIVYFLFWAPYNIVLLLSTFQEFFGLNNCSDSNRLDQAMQVTETLGMTHCCINPIIYAFVGEKFRNYLLRFFRKYIASRFCKGCPVFQGEAPERVSSVYTRSTGEQEVSVGL